The Panicum hallii strain FIL2 chromosome 9, PHallii_v3.1, whole genome shotgun sequence genome has a window encoding:
- the LOC112877337 gene encoding U-box domain-containing protein 21-like: protein MSSLPFRATPAKEEPPPEFLCPITLDLMRDPVAAPTGITYDRAAIGSWLLSGGQRTCPVTHAELRAGDLVPNHTLRRLIQDWCAANHSGGRVDPVPATPEEAAVAEMEGATLAGDADRCAAAARWVRRQARLAEPNRGRLASAGAARALAAAFASFADAAGADATSDVLDAVLAALALVMPMDEESIVAVGSSSASVARLVAVAANGGLHSRLQSVVVIREIISLSCHRYGAGAVDLSANADAIVQVLVKTIRDAICPQATRACLVAAYHLACPGESAAARLAAAGLVPVLVELLVDADRSTAEKALAALDAALLSSDGRARARADALAVPVLVKKMFCVSDAATELVLSALLRMCKKCPEDDMDGTAAAGRRLAIIESLQVGALQKVLLLLQAGCREETKEKATELLRVIVRYQGRVECVDTMDFRGLKRGTTILTT, encoded by the coding sequence ATGTCGTCGCTGCCCTTCAGGGCGACCCCGGCCAAGGAGGAGCCGCCGCCGGAGTTCCTGTGCCCGATCACGCTGGACCTCATGCGTGACCCGGTCGCGGCGCCCACGGGCATCACCTACGACCGCGCTGCCATCGGTTCCTGGCTACTCTCCGGCGGCCAGCGCACATGCCCCGTCACGCACGCCGAGCTCCGCGCGGGGGACCTCGTCCCCAACCACACCCTCCGCCGCCTCATCCAGGACTGGTGCGCCGCCAACCATTCCGGCGGTAGGGTTGATCCGGTCCCCGCCACGCCCGAGGAGGCCGCCGTCGCCGAGATGGAGGGCGCCACGCTCGCGGGCGACGCCGACCGGTGCGCGGCCGCAGCGCGCTGGGTCCGGCGGCAGGCCCGGCTAGCCGAACCGAACCGAGGCCGCCTCGCATCCGCCGgagccgcgcgcgcgctcgccgcggCGTTTGCGTCCTTTGCGGACGCCGCAGGTGCAGACGCCACTAGCGACGTGCTGGACGCCGTGCTGGCAGCGCTGGCGCTCGTCATGCCGATGGACGAGGAGTCCATCGTGGCCGTCGGCTCCTCGAGCGCGTCCGTGGCGCGGCTTGTCGCCGTCGCCGCGAACGGCGGCCTGCACAGCAGGCTGCAGTCTGTGGTCGTCATCAGAGAGATCATCTCGCTGTCATGTCACAGGTATGGCGCCGGGGCCGTCGATCTGAGCGCCAACGCCGACGCCATCGTCCAAGTCTTGGTCAAGACGATCAGGGACGCCATCTGCCCGCAGGCGACCAGGGCGTGCCTGGTAGCCGCGTACCACCTCGCGTGCCCCGGCGAGAGCGCCGCGGCGCGCCTCGCGGCGGCAGGGCTCGTGCCGGTGCTCGTCGAGCTCCTTGTGGACGCGGACAGGAGCACGGCCGAGAAGGCTCTCGCCGCGCTCGACGCGGCACTGTTGTCCAGCGATGGCAGAGCGCGTGCCCGTGCCGACGCGCTCGCCGTGCCCGTGCTCGTCAAGAAAATGTTCTGCGTTTCCGACGCAGCCACCGAGCTCGTTCTTTCTGCCTTGTTGCGCATGTGCAAGAAATGCCCGGAAGACGACATGGATGGCACGGCAGCAGCAGGTAGGCGGCTCGCCATCATTGAGTCGCTGCAGGTTGGTGCCCTCCAGAAGGTGCTGCTGCTTCTCCAGGCTGGATGCAGAGAGGAAACGAAGGAGAAGGCCACTGAGCTGCTGAGGGTGATTGTCAGGTATCAGGGCAGAGTGGAGTGTGTTGACACCATGGATTTCAGAGGGCTCAAGAGAGGCACTACAATTTTGACTACATAG